CCAAATGCGATAAGTCGTAAGGCGGTATTCTTAGTTCTTGAAAGGTAAAGGAGATAAACCGAAGAAATGAAAATGAAAAAAAGAAACACAAAAGACAAAAATACCTCTCTCTTAAAAAAGGAATGAAATATCTGGTAATCGTAACCGCCAGTTCAATGAGGAAGTGCAACACTTGGGGCTACGAAGGAGTTACCCTAAGTGTTTATGGAGAGACGATATAAGCTACTTAATTTGGAATAGAGGGACAGGATAACGTAGTTGAAGGCAAGGGGTTTTAGCCTGAGGGCGATTGCAGAGGCGTTAGGACGGTCGCCGAGCACCATAGCACGGGAGGTGGGGCGTAACAGTTCACCGTCCTATATGCTCTATATGAGCCATAGGGCACACGATAGGGCG
This is a stretch of genomic DNA from Nitrospirota bacterium. It encodes these proteins:
- a CDS encoding helix-turn-helix domain-containing protein; its protein translation is MKARGFSLRAIAEALGRSPSTIAREVGRNSSPSYMLYMSHRAHDRA